Proteins found in one Pirellulales bacterium genomic segment:
- the argH gene encoding argininosuccinate lyase, translating into MAEKAWSGVFSTDTDARVEQFTESISFDQRLFAFDIDGSIAHAQMLAKVGLINPDECQKIEQGLLGIRRDIEAGKFTYSISLEDIHLHIERALIERIGDVGRKLHTGRSRNDQVSTDLRLWCRWAIDEISVRLRTLQRAFVSLCRRDQGVILPGYTHMQRAQPVLAAHYWLAYCEKWERDRQRLADCRRRVNQLSLGAAALAGTSLPIDRHDVAERLGFEGVLANSLDISSDRDFVLEFAFVLSVIALHLSGWAEEWILWSTTEFNFLKLPQAFCTGSSIMPQKVNPDVLELTRGKTARVIGDLQALLVLVKGLPLAYNRDLQEDKPRIFDAFDTVAATLEVAAPLVALTELNHAAIAERLDRGHLDATTLMEELIRRGIPQRTAHEIVGKLVRLALDKNARLADLSLAELQSVHPDLDASLYQVLGVEQAIARFVSYGSTAPTEVDRQIGIWEEKVGM; encoded by the coding sequence GTGGCAGAAAAAGCATGGTCAGGAGTGTTTTCCACGGACACGGATGCCCGCGTCGAGCAGTTTACAGAAAGCATTAGCTTTGACCAGCGACTGTTTGCCTTTGATATTGATGGTTCAATCGCCCATGCCCAGATGTTAGCAAAGGTGGGTTTGATAAACCCTGACGAATGCCAAAAAATTGAGCAGGGGCTGCTGGGGATTCGCCGCGACATTGAAGCGGGGAAGTTCACCTACTCCATCAGCTTGGAGGACATCCACCTCCATATTGAGCGAGCGTTGATAGAACGGATCGGCGATGTGGGGCGCAAGCTGCACACGGGACGGAGTCGCAACGATCAGGTCTCGACCGATTTACGCCTTTGGTGCCGCTGGGCGATTGATGAGATCTCCGTCCGGTTGCGGACCTTGCAACGGGCGTTTGTCAGTTTATGCCGCCGGGATCAGGGAGTCATATTACCGGGCTATACGCATATGCAGCGGGCCCAACCGGTGTTGGCCGCGCACTATTGGCTGGCGTACTGCGAGAAATGGGAGCGAGATCGCCAGCGACTGGCTGATTGCCGTCGACGGGTCAACCAACTCAGCCTGGGGGCGGCGGCGCTGGCGGGGACCAGCCTCCCAATCGACCGGCACGATGTGGCCGAAAGACTAGGATTTGAAGGGGTTCTGGCCAACAGCCTGGACATTAGCAGTGATCGCGATTTTGTGCTGGAGTTCGCGTTTGTGCTCAGTGTGATTGCCCTGCACCTGAGTGGTTGGGCGGAGGAATGGATTTTGTGGTCCACGACCGAATTTAATTTTTTAAAGTTGCCGCAGGCGTTTTGCACGGGTTCGTCCATCATGCCGCAAAAGGTCAATCCCGATGTGCTGGAATTGACCCGCGGCAAAACCGCGCGGGTGATCGGCGATTTGCAGGCGCTGTTAGTCTTGGTAAAGGGCCTGCCGCTGGCCTACAACCGCGATTTACAAGAGGACAAGCCCCGAATTTTTGATGCCTTTGACACCGTCGCGGCCACGCTGGAGGTGGCGGCCCCGCTGGTGGCCTTGACCGAACTCAACCACGCGGCCATTGCCGAACGGCTGGATCGGGGGCATTTGGACGCGACCACCTTGATGGAAGAACTGATCCGCCGGGGCATTCCCCAGCGCACCGCGCATGAAATCGTGGGGAAGCTAGTCCGGCTGGCGCTGGATAAAAACGCGCGACTGGCGGACCTGAGTTTGGCGGAATTGCAAAGCGTGCATCCCGACTTGGATGCTTCGCTCTACCAGGTGCTGGGCGTGGAGCAGGCCATCGCCCGGTTTGTCAGTTACGGATCGACCGCTCCGACGGAAGTGGACCGGCAGATTGGCATTTGGGAAGAAAAGGTGGGAATGTAG